A window of the Harmonia axyridis chromosome 5, icHarAxyr1.1, whole genome shotgun sequence genome harbors these coding sequences:
- the LOC123679828 gene encoding probable 60S ribosomal protein L37-A isoform X1: MTKGTSSFGKRRNKTHTLCRRCGRSSYHIQKSTCAQCGYPAAKMRSYNWSIKAKRRKTTGTGRMRYLKVVRRRFKNGFREGGKITKTKSS, encoded by the exons atg ACGAAAGGTACTTCATCGTTTGGTAAACGTAGGAATAAGACACATACTTTGTGTCGCAGATGTGGTAGATCTTCCTATCATATCCAAAAATCCACTTGTGCACAATGTGGATATCCAGCCGCCAAAATGCGATCAT acaatTGGTCGATCAAAGCTAAAAGGAGGAAGACTACTGGTACTGGTAGAATGCGTTATCTTAAAGTTGTTCGCAGGCGTTTTAAGAATGGATTCAGGGAAGGTGGCAAAATTACCAAAACTAAATCTTCTTAG
- the LOC123679828 gene encoding probable 60S ribosomal protein L37-A isoform X2: MTKGTSSFGKRRNKTHTLCRRCGRSSYHIQKSTCAQCGYPAAKMRSYNWSIKAKRRKTTGTGRMRYLKVVRRRFKNGFREGGKITKTKSS, translated from the exons ATG ACGAAAGGTACTTCATCGTTTGGTAAACGTAGGAATAAGACACATACTTTGTGTCGCAGATGTGGTAGATCTTCCTATCATATCCAAAAATCCACTTGTGCACAATGTGGATATCCAGCCGCCAAAATGCGATCAT acaatTGGTCGATCAAAGCTAAAAGGAGGAAGACTACTGGTACTGGTAGAATGCGTTATCTTAAAGTTGTTCGCAGGCGTTTTAAGAATGGATTCAGGGAAGGTGGCAAAATTACCAAAACTAAATCTTCTTAG
- the LOC123680660 gene encoding nuclear transcription factor Y subunit beta isoform X2, producing MEKTEIVEDIGNSYTLSDQYMIQVEDMEEDQDQITAENTDDSNHDGGDKHGAPLREQDRFLPIANVAKIMKRAIPDTGKIAKDARECVQECVSEFISFITSEASDRCHMEKRKTINGEDILFAMSTLGFDNYVEPLKIYLQKYREAAKIDKGPGELIYEESIDDGYKTVPSGIIATENAGTETVIYTYQDNIHQFQLA from the exons ATGGAAAAGACAGAAATCGTTGAAGATATTGGAAATTCGTACACATTGTCGGATCAGTATATGATTCAAGTAGAAGACATGGAAG aagatcAAGACCAGATCACGGCAGAAAATACAGATGATTCGAATCACGACGGCGGTGATAAACATGGAGCACCTTTGAGAGAACAAGATAGATTTCTGCCAATTGCAAATGTAGCAAAAATTATGAAGCGTGCCATTCCTGACACAGGAAAG atAGCAAAAGATGCTAGGGAGTGTGTTCAAGAATGCGTTTCAGAGTTTATCAGTTTTATAACTAGTGAAGCAAGTGATCGTTGTCATATGGAAAAAAGGAAGACCATAAACGGAGAGGATATTCTTTTTGCTATGAGTACACTTGGTTTTGATAATTATGTCGAACCTTTGAAAATATATCTTCAAAAATACAGAGAG GCTGCAAAGATTGACAAAGGACCTGGTGAATTAATTTATGAGGAATCAATAGATGATGGATATA aAACTGTACCTAGCGGAATAATTGCGACTGAAAATGCTGGCACTGAGACAGTAATTTATACCTATCAAGATaatattcatcaatttcaattggcatga
- the LOC123680660 gene encoding transcriptional activator HAP3 isoform X1, with product MEKTEIVEDIGNSYTLSDQYMIQVEDMEEDQDQITAENTDDSNHDGGDKHGAPLREQDRFLPIANVAKIMKRAIPDTGKVNSKIAKDARECVQECVSEFISFITSEASDRCHMEKRKTINGEDILFAMSTLGFDNYVEPLKIYLQKYREAAKIDKGPGELIYEESIDDGYKTVPSGIIATENAGTETVIYTYQDNIHQFQLA from the exons ATGGAAAAGACAGAAATCGTTGAAGATATTGGAAATTCGTACACATTGTCGGATCAGTATATGATTCAAGTAGAAGACATGGAAG aagatcAAGACCAGATCACGGCAGAAAATACAGATGATTCGAATCACGACGGCGGTGATAAACATGGAGCACCTTTGAGAGAACAAGATAGATTTCTGCCAATTGCAAATGTAGCAAAAATTATGAAGCGTGCCATTCCTGACACAGGAAAGGTAAATAGCAAA atAGCAAAAGATGCTAGGGAGTGTGTTCAAGAATGCGTTTCAGAGTTTATCAGTTTTATAACTAGTGAAGCAAGTGATCGTTGTCATATGGAAAAAAGGAAGACCATAAACGGAGAGGATATTCTTTTTGCTATGAGTACACTTGGTTTTGATAATTATGTCGAACCTTTGAAAATATATCTTCAAAAATACAGAGAG GCTGCAAAGATTGACAAAGGACCTGGTGAATTAATTTATGAGGAATCAATAGATGATGGATATA aAACTGTACCTAGCGGAATAATTGCGACTGAAAATGCTGGCACTGAGACAGTAATTTATACCTATCAAGATaatattcatcaatttcaattggcatga